A single genomic interval of Bacteroidetes Order II. bacterium harbors:
- a CDS encoding DUF4287 domain-containing protein, with protein sequence MQELDKAVATQLQNIQTKTGKSLPELEAYMLASGLTKHGELRDYFIKEMGLGHGDANTLVHILRKTDGASMAAGLGEEEVLQSIYAGTKADLRPIHDRLMAALADFGTFEVAPKKGYLSLRRKKQFAMIGPGSKTRVDVGINMKGVNGTERLVALPPGKMCSYNVKVTSAEEVDEELIDWLREAFEQAG encoded by the coding sequence ATGCAGGAATTAGATAAGGCCGTCGCCACCCAACTTCAAAACATTCAGACCAAAACAGGCAAGTCGCTCCCTGAATTAGAAGCGTACATGTTGGCTTCGGGTTTGACCAAACATGGAGAGTTGCGGGATTATTTTATCAAAGAAATGGGGTTGGGGCATGGGGACGCCAATACGTTGGTGCATATCTTACGTAAGACGGACGGGGCTTCCATGGCCGCTGGGTTAGGCGAGGAAGAAGTCTTGCAAAGTATTTATGCAGGTACTAAAGCAGATCTACGACCAATCCACGACCGATTGATGGCGGCTTTAGCGGATTTTGGCACCTTTGAGGTGGCCCCTAAAAAGGGGTATCTGAGCCTACGTCGTAAAAAACAGTTTGCCATGATTGGGCCGGGAAGTAAAACCCGTGTGGACGTGGGAATTAATATGAAAGGTGTAAATGGAACTGAGAGGTTGGTAGCCCTGCCTCCCGGCAAGATGTGTTCGTATAATGTGAAAGTGACCTCCGCCGAAGAAGTGGACGAGGAGTTAATTGACTGGCTGCGCGAAGCATTTGAACAGGCTGGATAA
- the hppD gene encoding 4-hydroxyphenylpyruvate dioxygenase: MDPLIHPVDATPTDFLPINGTDYVEFYVGNAKQAAHYYQTAFGFQMEAYRGPETGHRESVTYVLRQDKIRFLFTTALDPDHFVAKHAHLHGDGVRDVAFWVDDAEYSFATTVGRGAVPVHEPITLQDEFGTVVTAAIRTYGDTIHTFVERKDYAGPFMPGFVAHQNPYFAPTPIGLKYVDHVVCNLELGEMNTYAQFYAKVLGFRQLVSFDDKDISTEYTALMSKVMSNGNERIKLPINEPAAGLKKSQIEEYLEFYKGAGVQHIALATDNIIETVTAMRSRGIAFLQVPGVYYDEVLDRVGQIDEDLAPLRELGILVDRDDEGYLLQIFTKPVEDRPTVFYEIIQRKGARSFGKGNFKALFEAIEREQSLRGNL, encoded by the coding sequence ATGGACCCTTTGATCCATCCTGTCGACGCGACTCCAACCGACTTTTTGCCCATTAATGGCACCGATTATGTGGAGTTTTATGTGGGCAATGCGAAGCAGGCTGCCCATTATTATCAAACCGCATTTGGTTTTCAGATGGAAGCATACCGTGGCCCAGAGACTGGTCATCGCGAATCTGTGACGTATGTACTCCGCCAAGATAAGATTCGTTTCCTCTTTACAACAGCCCTTGATCCAGATCATTTTGTGGCGAAGCATGCCCATTTGCATGGTGATGGCGTCCGAGACGTGGCTTTTTGGGTGGATGACGCCGAATACTCGTTCGCTACGACCGTGGGGCGTGGGGCCGTTCCGGTTCACGAACCCATTACTCTTCAAGACGAATTTGGCACGGTGGTGACTGCTGCCATACGTACTTATGGTGATACCATCCATACCTTTGTAGAACGAAAAGATTATGCAGGCCCTTTTATGCCAGGATTTGTGGCGCACCAAAATCCATATTTTGCGCCAACACCCATTGGCTTAAAATACGTTGATCATGTGGTCTGCAACCTTGAATTGGGCGAGATGAACACCTATGCACAGTTTTATGCAAAGGTATTAGGTTTTAGGCAATTAGTCTCCTTCGATGACAAAGACATTTCCACTGAATACACTGCGTTGATGTCTAAGGTAATGTCTAACGGGAACGAGCGGATCAAATTGCCAATTAATGAACCCGCAGCGGGCTTGAAAAAAAGTCAGATTGAGGAGTATTTAGAATTTTACAAAGGAGCTGGTGTTCAGCATATTGCGCTTGCCACCGATAACATCATTGAGACCGTAACGGCCATGCGGAGTCGGGGGATTGCGTTCTTACAGGTTCCAGGGGTTTATTATGATGAAGTGTTGGATCGGGTAGGGCAAATTGACGAAGACCTTGCCCCTTTGCGTGAACTGGGTATTCTGGTGGATCGCGACGACGAAGGGTATTTGTTGCAAATTTTCACCAAGCCCGTAGAAGATCGTCCGACCGTTTTTTATGAAATTATTCAACGGAAAGGGGCGCGTTCTTTTGGTAAAGGCAACTTTAAAGCCCTTTTTGAGGCCATAGAACGTGAACAATCCTTACGCGGCAACCTTTAA
- a CDS encoding ATP-binding cassette domain-containing protein, whose protein sequence is MIEVLSLSKRYGSDLAVQDLSFTIPKGQVLGFLGPNGAGKTTTMKMLTCFLPPTSGDAQINGLSILEHGLQIRQQIGYLPEQNPLYEDMNVFDYLHYTARMRGVEKTAVRSCVIEYAGRCGLKEVLHKQIGTLSKGFKQRVGLAQALLHDPAILVLDEPTSGLDPNQKGEILDLIRHLGDEKTVILSTHILSEVEAICERALIISGGKLVADGSMAELKTAFSGGQRIRLGILNGITEKVLPAFGAVGGLTVQETAWQGNTLLLTLTYESDAEIRPELFRLAVDQEWILTELYREKVNLEDVFRQVTTL, encoded by the coding sequence ATGATCGAAGTTCTGTCGCTATCAAAACGGTATGGAAGCGATCTGGCTGTGCAAGACCTTTCCTTCACGATCCCTAAAGGCCAAGTTCTGGGTTTTTTGGGGCCTAATGGAGCGGGTAAAACCACAACCATGAAAATGCTTACGTGTTTTTTACCGCCTACGTCCGGAGATGCCCAAATCAACGGGTTAAGCATTCTGGAACACGGGTTGCAAATTCGGCAGCAAATTGGATATTTGCCAGAGCAAAACCCGCTGTATGAAGACATGAATGTGTTTGATTACCTCCACTATACAGCCCGGATGCGTGGCGTCGAAAAAACAGCGGTACGGAGTTGTGTCATTGAGTATGCCGGAAGATGTGGGCTAAAAGAGGTGCTTCATAAACAAATTGGAACCCTTTCCAAAGGGTTTAAACAGCGGGTTGGATTGGCGCAAGCGCTCCTGCACGATCCAGCTATACTTGTTTTGGACGAGCCGACATCGGGCCTCGACCCTAATCAGAAAGGGGAAATCTTAGACCTGATCCGGCATCTGGGTGATGAAAAAACCGTGATCCTTTCTACACATATTCTTTCGGAAGTAGAGGCAATTTGTGAACGTGCTCTAATTATTTCCGGTGGCAAATTAGTGGCAGATGGCAGTATGGCCGAATTAAAAACGGCATTTTCGGGCGGTCAGCGTATTCGTCTGGGCATTTTGAATGGTATTACAGAAAAGGTACTGCCCGCATTCGGTGCTGTCGGAGGGTTGACAGTCCAAGAGACCGCTTGGCAAGGGAACACCCTTTTGTTGACACTCACGTATGAGTCGGATGCCGAAATACGCCCGGAACTCTTTCGGTTGGCGGTAGATCAGGAATGGATATTGACGGAGTTATATCGGGAAAAGGTCAACTTAGAAGACGTTTTCCGGCAAGTCACCACCCTTTAA
- a CDS encoding Gldg family protein, which yields MLKIIQSLTSKISLVLAGAILVVINLIGVNWFGRLDLTDDQVFTLAPSSISLVQKLKDPVTVKVYFTDNLPAPYSANRRLLRDKLNEYRAYGGQKFQYQFHSPDDEKDKKAANEAGVLPIQVQVMENDALQIKNAYMGLTISYGGKKEVLPVIQDLSNLEYDLSTAIRKLSSENLPKIGFLTGHGEPNPDEVMRFWKQGLDKSYTTLQVQVDSTGQLSEKPDVLMVIAPTSPLPASAINALDDFIMQGGKAGFFLNRINASIQTGVADPFESGLETLFEKYGIGLQPNLVQDRQSAPISAQNGPFTMQIPYTFLPIVTKFNAHPVTEGVREMLLPFVSTIDLGKKGKGIQATPLLFSSANSSVQKTVFNIQPDPNATPNPVLTGGPYVLAAAYEGRFPSAIISGKTSKPTRILAVGDGDFMNEGVVGQPPDGSLIFAMNTIDWLLQDQTLASIRSKQLAPRPLDQVSDGTKGAIKWFAILFPSLLVAGLGFFRWRMRKNIRYT from the coding sequence ATGTTGAAAATAATACAAAGCCTTACTTCTAAAATCTCCTTGGTATTGGCAGGTGCTATTTTGGTGGTGATAAACCTGATTGGTGTAAATTGGTTTGGACGTCTGGATTTAACAGACGATCAAGTTTTTACCCTCGCGCCTTCATCTATATCGCTGGTTCAAAAACTCAAAGACCCTGTAACCGTCAAGGTGTATTTTACCGATAACTTGCCCGCGCCATATAGCGCCAATCGGCGGTTATTACGGGATAAATTGAATGAATACAGGGCCTATGGTGGACAAAAATTCCAATACCAGTTCCATAGTCCTGATGACGAAAAAGACAAAAAAGCCGCCAATGAAGCAGGTGTTCTACCCATACAGGTACAGGTAATGGAGAACGACGCACTCCAAATCAAGAATGCGTACATGGGCCTGACCATTTCTTATGGGGGAAAAAAGGAAGTCTTACCCGTAATTCAGGACTTATCTAATCTGGAGTACGACCTTTCTACGGCTATCCGCAAATTGTCTTCCGAAAACCTACCGAAGATTGGTTTTCTAACCGGACACGGGGAGCCCAACCCGGATGAAGTGATGCGTTTTTGGAAACAAGGGCTGGATAAGAGCTATACCACCCTTCAAGTTCAGGTTGATTCTACGGGGCAACTATCTGAAAAGCCGGATGTTTTGATGGTCATTGCACCCACGTCACCATTGCCTGCATCGGCCATTAATGCGCTCGACGACTTCATCATGCAGGGGGGGAAAGCAGGTTTCTTCTTGAACCGCATCAATGCCAGTATTCAAACAGGCGTGGCGGATCCTTTTGAATCCGGATTAGAAACCCTCTTCGAGAAATATGGTATCGGACTCCAGCCTAATTTGGTGCAGGATCGTCAGAGTGCTCCTATTTCTGCGCAAAATGGACCGTTTACCATGCAGATTCCTTATACATTTTTGCCTATCGTTACCAAATTTAATGCCCATCCTGTAACTGAAGGCGTACGAGAAATGTTGTTACCTTTTGTTAGCACGATTGATTTGGGCAAAAAGGGGAAAGGTATTCAGGCGACGCCCCTACTGTTCTCTTCTGCAAACAGCTCGGTTCAGAAAACGGTGTTTAATATTCAACCAGATCCGAACGCAACCCCCAATCCTGTACTAACCGGAGGGCCTTATGTACTGGCTGCTGCCTATGAAGGCCGTTTTCCGAGCGCAATTATATCTGGAAAAACCAGTAAGCCTACGCGTATTTTGGCTGTTGGAGATGGAGATTTTATGAATGAAGGAGTTGTGGGACAGCCACCCGATGGCAGCCTGATTTTTGCCATGAATACCATAGATTGGCTTTTACAGGATCAAACATTGGCATCCATCCGAAGTAAACAACTCGCTCCGCGTCCATTAGACCAAGTAAGTGATGGGACGAAGGGTGCGATTAAGTGGTTTGCGATTTTGTTTCCGTCGTTGTTGGTGGCAGGTTTGGGTTTTTTCCGCTGGCGAATGCGAAAAAATATTCGATATACTTAG
- a CDS encoding HNH endonuclease: MNGHVLILNQDYRPIGVSSVQRAVTLVLLEKAELVTEKPKRQIRASAFAFPYPSIIRLRRYVSVPYRNVILSRKNVLRRDGFRCQYCGATHRLTIDHVLPRSRGGQDVWENLVTACMPCNNRKGNRTPEEAGLLLHNKPFRPSHVMFIRDFVGQLEDEWKPFLFLG; encoded by the coding sequence ATGAACGGACATGTGTTGATCCTGAATCAGGATTATCGCCCCATCGGGGTGAGCAGTGTTCAACGGGCAGTTACCCTTGTTTTGTTAGAAAAAGCAGAATTGGTCACAGAAAAACCAAAGCGACAAATTCGTGCCTCGGCCTTTGCTTTCCCCTACCCCAGTATTATTCGCTTACGGAGATATGTTTCGGTACCGTACCGAAATGTCATCTTATCACGCAAAAATGTGCTTCGGAGAGACGGTTTTCGGTGTCAATATTGTGGCGCAACCCATCGGCTCACCATAGACCATGTACTTCCTCGTTCAAGAGGTGGGCAAGATGTATGGGAAAATTTAGTAACCGCATGTATGCCCTGCAACAACCGAAAAGGCAACCGGACACCCGAAGAAGCAGGACTCCTTTTGCATAACAAGCCCTTTCGACCAAGTCATGTAATGTTTATCCGCGATTTTGTGGGACAATTAGAGGATGAGTGGAAGCCATTTCTTTTTTTGGGATAA
- a CDS encoding DUF2807 domain-containing protein, with the protein MNLRMFLSSLTFTLLLSANFVSAQNGTWVTDKRNHTDFKAISFETAGDVYIYLSDRFSVEVEGNPATTAKITTEVSNKTLYIRNKQQYFNWNSKKDPLKIRIKLPLLEKLDMSGSGDVEVKGLIRNPRLDVNLSGSSDVLIEKIAVRDLQLQLSGSGQVQFGSGNVDSGDLHLSGSGTIMARNLQITDGRANLSGSGQIEIWAKRYLDIDLGGSGTVSYRGNPQIAKDVDGSGSVKRIQ; encoded by the coding sequence ATGAATCTGCGAATGTTCTTAAGTAGCTTAACATTTACCCTCCTGTTGTCTGCAAATTTCGTTTCAGCGCAAAACGGAACTTGGGTAACCGACAAACGAAACCACACAGACTTCAAAGCCATTTCTTTTGAAACAGCGGGTGATGTCTATATCTACTTGAGTGATCGTTTTAGCGTGGAAGTGGAAGGAAATCCTGCAACTACCGCTAAAATCACAACTGAAGTCTCTAATAAAACTTTATACATACGCAATAAACAACAGTATTTTAATTGGAATTCAAAAAAGGATCCACTTAAAATTCGCATTAAACTCCCGCTCTTGGAAAAATTAGACATGAGTGGCTCCGGAGATGTTGAAGTAAAAGGTCTCATCCGTAACCCCCGATTGGATGTGAATCTTTCCGGATCGTCAGACGTGCTAATCGAGAAAATCGCCGTTCGCGACCTACAACTTCAACTTTCCGGTTCCGGACAAGTTCAGTTTGGAAGCGGTAATGTGGATTCCGGCGACCTCCACCTTTCTGGATCGGGTACCATTATGGCCCGCAACCTCCAGATTACCGATGGCCGCGCCAATCTTTCCGGCTCTGGGCAAATAGAAATTTGGGCAAAACGGTATTTGGATATTGACTTGGGAGGATCAGGAACGGTCTCATACCGAGGAAATCCCCAAATCGCGAAAGATGTGGATGGATCTGGCTCGGTTAAACGTATTCAATGA
- a CDS encoding BrxA/BrxB family bacilliredoxin, with the protein MPYPEYLLAPMREELTRLGVTELKTADAVDDAMNAAQEGTTLFIVNSVCGCAAANARPAVALASQSEVQPDRIYTVFAGQDLEATAQLRSYLHGVPPSSPSMFLFKNGEPIFLIERRFIEGRSAQAIGMDLVNAYRKYVGTDEMPDVPELPNAPLPSFAMGGRPSTFRSIL; encoded by the coding sequence ATGCCTTACCCCGAATATTTGCTCGCTCCCATGCGGGAAGAACTCACCCGCCTCGGTGTAACAGAACTCAAAACCGCTGATGCGGTTGATGACGCAATGAATGCTGCGCAAGAAGGGACCACCCTCTTTATCGTAAACTCTGTTTGTGGGTGTGCTGCTGCAAATGCGCGGCCCGCAGTTGCCTTAGCGTCTCAATCAGAGGTGCAGCCTGACCGGATTTATACCGTTTTTGCCGGACAAGACTTGGAGGCAACCGCCCAACTCCGCTCGTATTTGCATGGTGTACCGCCCTCGTCGCCTTCCATGTTTCTTTTTAAGAATGGAGAACCCATTTTCCTGATTGAACGCCGTTTTATCGAAGGGCGTTCGGCACAAGCGATTGGGATGGACCTTGTAAATGCCTACCGCAAATATGTAGGAACCGACGAAATGCCGGATGTTCCGGAACTACCCAATGCCCCGTTGCCTTCATTTGCTATGGGCGGGCGGCCTTCCACGTTCCGTTCCATCTTGTAA
- a CDS encoding YtxH domain-containing protein, which yields MRDDRSSTGTALMVLSAFIGGIGLGMLLAPRSGEEIRRTIGNEVRKQRELAARQARHLADETARKYVPLHDEDDAEWANIGKGLSKELSRL from the coding sequence ATGCGTGACGATAGAAGTTCAACCGGAACGGCCTTGATGGTTCTTTCTGCCTTCATTGGTGGAATTGGCCTCGGAATGCTTTTAGCCCCGCGTTCAGGCGAAGAAATTCGGCGTACCATTGGCAACGAAGTGCGCAAACAACGCGAATTGGCAGCCCGTCAGGCACGCCACTTAGCGGATGAAACCGCACGAAAATATGTTCCCCTACACGACGAAGACGACGCGGAGTGGGCCAATATTGGAAAAGGTCTTTCCAAAGAATTGTCTCGGCTATAA
- a CDS encoding ABC transporter permease subunit codes for MSQSWLITRRELKAYFDGLTGYVVLGFFLLITGWFFGNGLFLNNIASVQQVFDMTPLLFMFFVPALTMGAFAEERRSGTLELLLTMPIRDSQVILAKLLTATVLCLIAISLTLLYVLIVSALGNMDAGATTAGYIGMALYGLLCSAIGIYASSLTRNQIVAYLLGFVILLALFLLDKSAPLLPAWLGTIVEYLGADYHYNNLLRGVLDTRDLLYYISLILFFGLLTAHNIGKRDA; via the coding sequence ATTTCCCAAAGCTGGCTCATTACCCGTCGTGAACTAAAAGCCTACTTCGACGGACTAACAGGCTATGTGGTATTGGGCTTTTTTTTACTGATAACTGGTTGGTTTTTTGGTAATGGTTTGTTTTTAAACAATATAGCGTCTGTTCAACAAGTATTTGACATGACTCCACTCTTGTTTATGTTTTTTGTGCCAGCCCTGACAATGGGGGCTTTTGCCGAAGAACGTCGGAGTGGTACCTTAGAATTGCTTCTGACGATGCCCATTCGCGATTCGCAGGTGATTCTGGCCAAGTTGTTAACGGCGACGGTCTTGTGTCTAATTGCCATTTCCCTAACGCTTTTGTATGTTCTAATTGTTTCTGCACTGGGTAACATGGACGCTGGCGCAACCACTGCGGGCTATATTGGCATGGCACTTTATGGCCTGTTATGCTCGGCAATCGGTATCTATGCGTCCAGCCTTACGCGTAACCAAATTGTAGCGTATTTATTGGGCTTTGTAATCCTTCTTGCCTTGTTCTTATTAGATAAATCTGCACCATTATTACCTGCTTGGTTGGGAACTATTGTAGAATATCTGGGAGCAGATTATCATTATAACAACCTTTTACGTGGGGTTTTAGATACCCGCGACCTCTTATATTACATCTCTCTTATTTTGTTTTTTGGTCTATTGACTGCCCATAATATTGGAAAAAGAGACGCATAA
- a CDS encoding NUDIX hydrolase, whose protein sequence is MEHFTALAGVWTLLKRKYWYESKHGNLRQDHVRLPNGAEILDYMVMEYADWSGVLCITEEGHILTVTQYRHGAALSSIEFPAGMVDAGETPFEAAQRELLEETGYVAEAWQPLMTCFPEPVKQTNQGHLFVARKAKKVSEPQTEATESLHIHAIAPDILFEWAMEGKVIHAVYQAAIFKARLMGII, encoded by the coding sequence ATGGAACACTTTACGGCCTTGGCAGGCGTATGGACGCTGCTTAAACGGAAATATTGGTACGAGTCTAAACATGGCAACCTCCGGCAAGACCATGTTCGGTTACCAAACGGGGCAGAAATTTTGGATTATATGGTGATGGAATATGCGGATTGGAGTGGCGTCTTGTGTATTACAGAGGAGGGTCATATTCTCACCGTAACCCAGTATCGGCATGGTGCAGCTTTAAGCAGTATCGAATTCCCTGCTGGGATGGTGGATGCGGGCGAAACCCCATTCGAAGCCGCCCAACGAGAACTACTCGAAGAAACGGGGTATGTTGCAGAGGCGTGGCAACCGCTCATGACCTGTTTTCCGGAACCGGTGAAACAAACCAACCAAGGCCATCTATTTGTAGCACGGAAGGCAAAGAAAGTATCTGAGCCACAAACCGAAGCAACCGAATCCTTACACATTCATGCCATTGCGCCCGATATTCTTTTCGAGTGGGCAATGGAGGGAAAAGTAATCCATGCGGTATATCAAGCCGCTATTTTCAAAGCCAGACTAATGGGCATCATCTGA
- a CDS encoding TIGR00341 family protein has protein sequence MLPFLKFIDLHEGEESKDLVLENVKANISFRGSNFWILIGAIIIASIGLNVNSTAVIIGAMLISPLMGPIVGAGFGLGTQDLVLLRRSLKNLFVSTFASLITATLYFYFSPFKEVQSELLARTSPNIYDVLIAFFGGLVGVIAITRVEKGNPIPGVAIATALMPPLCTAGFGLATGNLSFFAGAFYLYLINCVFICISTLIIVKYLKYPAKEQLDEQSRQRIRYSITFIILILVIPSIYLAFNLWNERNIQLRIERFIQEEFYSKGYTIIYKSVDTQSSRQKIDLAFLNKRFSDLEIDQYKNKLSKYQLGNTDLVIRQDTTNLKNLITQELNNRGNTFTQKNSLNEWRHYLQDGTYDSATLLAELKTLFPEIEALSIANHTLPDSSRSLVVVPVMVYYASAPLGSEAEQRLKNWLMQRFQKKQALVVRAPLPEGTTP, from the coding sequence ATGCTTCCGTTTCTGAAATTTATTGATTTACACGAAGGCGAAGAATCAAAAGACCTTGTCCTTGAAAATGTTAAAGCTAATATTTCATTTAGAGGCTCAAATTTCTGGATCCTAATTGGTGCCATTATCATCGCTTCTATTGGATTAAATGTAAATTCAACCGCTGTTATTATTGGAGCTATGTTAATTTCACCACTCATGGGGCCAATTGTTGGGGCAGGATTTGGGCTTGGCACCCAAGATCTTGTATTATTAAGGCGTTCACTAAAAAATTTATTTGTTTCAACTTTTGCGAGTTTAATAACAGCTACCCTATATTTTTACTTTAGCCCTTTTAAAGAAGTTCAGTCTGAATTATTGGCACGCACGTCTCCAAATATCTACGATGTCCTCATTGCCTTCTTTGGGGGCCTTGTAGGGGTTATTGCGATTACAAGGGTTGAAAAAGGAAATCCAATTCCAGGCGTTGCTATTGCTACGGCGTTAATGCCTCCTTTATGTACCGCAGGATTTGGGCTTGCAACTGGCAATTTATCTTTTTTTGCTGGAGCATTTTATTTATATCTCATCAATTGTGTTTTTATTTGTATTTCCACCCTCATTATTGTTAAATATTTAAAATACCCAGCAAAAGAACAATTAGATGAACAAAGCAGGCAAAGAATACGTTATAGTATAACTTTTATTATTCTTATTTTGGTAATACCCAGTATTTATCTGGCTTTTAATCTTTGGAATGAACGCAATATTCAACTACGTATTGAACGCTTTATCCAAGAAGAATTCTATTCTAAAGGATATACGATTATTTATAAAAGTGTTGATACCCAGTCCTCTCGTCAAAAAATTGACCTTGCGTTTTTGAACAAACGATTCTCCGACTTAGAAATAGATCAATACAAGAATAAACTATCTAAATACCAATTGGGCAATACGGATTTAGTCATTCGACAAGATACGACGAACCTTAAAAACTTAATTACGCAAGAATTGAATAACCGTGGAAATACTTTTACTCAAAAAAACTCATTAAATGAATGGCGGCATTATCTGCAAGATGGGACATACGACTCTGCAACCCTTTTAGCGGAACTTAAAACACTTTTTCCTGAAATCGAGGCCCTTTCCATTGCCAACCACACACTCCCCGATAGCAGTAGAAGCCTTGTTGTTGTACCTGTGATGGTTTATTATGCTTCCGCACCTTTAGGGTCTGAAGCCGAACAACGCCTTAAGAACTGGTTAATGCAACGATTTCAGAAAAAGCAAGCCCTTGTGGTACGCGCCCCACTCCCCGAAGGCACAACACCTTAA
- the moaA gene encoding GTP 3',8-cyclase MoaA, producing the protein MLTDSFGRFHSYLRISLTERCNLRCVYCMPPEGVDLSPKSHLLTFEEIERLARLFVRHGVRKIRLTGGEPLVRKEVTTLIRAIGDIHDLETLAITTNGILLKRFLPELKEIGVNQLNVSLDTLSREKYQKITLRDDFERTIQGINAALSAGFSTVKVNCVVMKGINEDELTDFVSWTEYLPIEVRFIEFMPFSGNHWKTEGFVSFHEQFERITKKFALEKVTGAENETAVNYRVPGFIGQVGFIPSMTNAFCGSCNRLRITADGNLKVCLFGAYEVCLRDLMRDGASDEALEQAIAMAVQRKKPAHAGMLNLVDLENRPMILIGG; encoded by the coding sequence ATGCTTACAGATTCTTTTGGTCGGTTTCATTCGTACCTTCGTATCTCCCTGACCGAGCGGTGTAATCTCCGGTGTGTATATTGTATGCCTCCAGAAGGGGTTGACTTGTCCCCCAAATCACACCTTCTAACTTTCGAGGAAATAGAACGCTTGGCCCGTCTTTTTGTACGGCATGGGGTGCGTAAAATTAGGTTAACAGGAGGCGAACCATTGGTAAGAAAAGAGGTGACAACTCTGATACGTGCCATTGGGGATATTCACGATTTGGAAACCTTGGCCATCACCACAAATGGGATTTTGCTAAAGCGGTTTTTACCTGAATTGAAAGAAATTGGGGTGAATCAATTAAATGTTTCCTTGGACACCTTAAGCCGAGAAAAATATCAAAAAATCACCCTTAGAGATGACTTTGAGCGCACCATACAGGGAATTAACGCTGCTCTATCCGCTGGATTTTCTACGGTTAAAGTAAATTGCGTGGTGATGAAAGGCATTAATGAGGACGAATTGACGGATTTTGTGTCTTGGACCGAATACCTGCCAATAGAAGTTCGTTTTATCGAATTTATGCCCTTTTCCGGAAATCATTGGAAAACCGAAGGTTTTGTTTCGTTCCACGAACAATTTGAGCGAATCACAAAAAAATTTGCTTTGGAGAAAGTAACGGGTGCAGAAAACGAAACTGCTGTTAATTACCGTGTACCGGGATTTATTGGACAAGTAGGGTTTATTCCTTCGATGACAAATGCTTTTTGTGGATCTTGTAACCGACTTCGGATAACTGCAGACGGGAATCTGAAGGTTTGCCTTTTTGGGGCATATGAAGTTTGTTTACGGGATTTGATGCGTGACGGTGCTTCGGATGAAGCATTAGAACAAGCCATTGCTATGGCTGTGCAGCGCAAAAAACCAGCACATGCGGGCATGCTCAATCTAGTGGACTTAGAAAATAGGCCCATGATCTTAATTGGGGGGTAA